Proteins encoded together in one Polaribacter reichenbachii window:
- a CDS encoding SusD/RagB family nutrient-binding outer membrane lipoprotein gives MKKTIKILTLFIFSLTIFNSCDTVDFGDINDNPNGPTAPITSQLLTSAQSSVPSLITDVTGICYVQHITEGQYPGPSRYQTTQFSYDSWYVGPIQNLNKIIEVNEDPEQAESVGAYGNNDNQIAVSKILRAYFLNYMTDRWGYLPWTEAFQGVQGTQPKFDSQEFLYNYIFDELNDALGRINSGAGPSGDVMFSGDMDKWATFANTLKLVLALRVSDVDADLAKTNFESAIASGKVISSNANNVVFTFGSDDNSDNPWEDRFESREDYIMSETLMEELRSELDPRIFKYSQPSRTGSTSSPAFPGDIDEKYVGGPNGKVNGNVPDYSFISGTVIDDQTYQIPMFTYAQVKFSLAEVSLRFPTWNFGSGTTASLFQEGIEASMEQWEVDTADITDYVASHTSSTITDIAYEKWVALFLNGPEAWAEWRRLDAPTLTPSIYATDQRIPVRHGYDTSIQDNNAENYATAVAEQGPDTNHTKLWWDIN, from the coding sequence ATGAAAAAAACAATAAAAATATTAACACTATTTATATTTTCTCTAACCATTTTCAATTCTTGTGACACAGTTGACTTTGGCGATATAAATGACAATCCTAATGGACCAACAGCTCCAATTACCTCTCAATTATTAACATCCGCACAATCTTCTGTACCTTCCTTAATTACAGATGTAACAGGCATATGCTATGTACAACATATTACAGAAGGCCAATACCCAGGACCATCTAGATATCAAACAACACAATTTTCTTATGATAGTTGGTACGTTGGACCAATTCAAAATTTAAACAAAATTATTGAAGTAAATGAAGATCCTGAGCAAGCTGAATCTGTTGGAGCTTATGGAAATAATGATAATCAAATTGCTGTTTCTAAAATCTTAAGAGCCTATTTCTTGAATTATATGACAGACAGATGGGGTTATTTACCTTGGACAGAAGCTTTTCAAGGAGTACAAGGAACACAGCCAAAATTTGATTCTCAAGAATTCTTATATAATTATATTTTTGATGAATTAAATGACGCACTAGGAAGAATTAATTCAGGTGCAGGACCTTCAGGAGATGTTATGTTTAGTGGAGATATGGATAAATGGGCAACTTTTGCTAATACTTTAAAATTAGTACTAGCATTAAGAGTATCTGATGTAGATGCTGATTTAGCAAAAACAAATTTTGAATCTGCAATAGCATCAGGAAAAGTAATTTCTTCTAATGCTAACAATGTTGTATTTACATTTGGCTCTGATGATAATAGTGATAATCCTTGGGAAGATAGATTTGAAAGCAGAGAAGATTATATAATGTCAGAAACTTTAATGGAAGAGTTACGTTCGGAATTAGACCCTAGAATATTTAAATATTCACAACCTTCAAGAACTGGTTCAACTTCAAGTCCAGCTTTCCCTGGAGACATAGATGAAAAATATGTAGGCGGCCCAAATGGAAAGGTAAATGGTAATGTTCCTGATTATTCATTTATCTCAGGTACTGTAATTGATGACCAAACATATCAAATACCAATGTTTACTTATGCTCAAGTTAAATTTTCATTAGCAGAAGTTTCATTAAGATTCCCGACCTGGAATTTTGGAAGCGGCACTACAGCTTCATTATTTCAAGAAGGTATAGAAGCATCTATGGAACAATGGGAAGTTGACACTGCAGATATTACAGACTATGTAGCATCACATACAAGTTCTACTATTACAGACATTGCATACGAAAAATGGGTAGCTTTATTTTTAAATGGACCAGAAGCTTGGGCAGAATGGAGAAGACTTGATGCACCAACACTAACTCCATCAATCTATGCCACTGATCAAAGAATACCAGTAAGACACGGATATGACACCTCTATACAAGACAATAATGCAGAAAATTATGCAACTGCAGTTGCCGAACAAGGACCAGATACAAACCATACAAAACTATGGTGGGATATAAATTAA